The Chelatococcus sp. HY11 genome includes a window with the following:
- a CDS encoding LysE family translocator, producing MSLKAWAAFMAASAVVLLIPGPTILLVVSYALGQGRQAAMPLVLGVAVGDTIAVIASLMGLGAILAASALVFTIVKWLGAAYLVYLGIKLWRADPALQSATSPAKARPMAMFSHAALVTALNPKSIVFFVAFLPQFLDQSRPLLPQMIILAATFVTLAFFNAAGYAMLASSARRLVSRPRVLKAVNRTGGSLLVGAGIATATWRS from the coding sequence ATCAGCTTGAAGGCCTGGGCGGCCTTCATGGCCGCGTCGGCGGTGGTCCTTCTCATTCCCGGTCCGACGATCCTGCTTGTCGTATCCTATGCCCTCGGCCAGGGTCGCCAGGCCGCGATGCCCCTCGTGCTCGGGGTGGCGGTTGGCGATACGATCGCGGTGATCGCTTCCCTCATGGGCCTCGGGGCCATCCTCGCCGCTTCCGCTCTTGTGTTCACGATCGTGAAATGGCTCGGCGCCGCCTATCTCGTGTATCTCGGCATCAAGCTGTGGCGGGCTGATCCGGCCTTGCAGAGTGCCACATCTCCAGCGAAGGCGCGCCCCATGGCCATGTTCTCGCACGCGGCACTGGTCACGGCGCTGAACCCGAAGAGCATCGTCTTCTTCGTGGCGTTTCTCCCGCAGTTTCTCGACCAAAGCCGCCCGCTCCTGCCGCAGATGATCATTCTGGCCGCGACCTTTGTCACGCTGGCGTTCTTCAACGCCGCCGGCTACGCGATGCTCGCCTCCTCGGCCCGCCGCCTCGTCAGCCGCCCAAGGGTTCTGAAAGCCGTGAACCGCACCGGCGGCAGCCTCCTCGTGGGCGCCGGCATCGCGACGGCCACATGGCGCTCTTGA
- a CDS encoding MmcB family DNA repair protein, with protein sequence MGDDRVSIHHWRIEALALRLTDGRQSPTALKIQRGVCRLMAGLGQVSVTELTLASGRRADVIALSPAGDITIVEVKSSLADFRADTKWRDYHAFSDYLFFAVAEDFPIEVLPEEAGLIVADAYGAAILRSPERMPLAAARRKAVTIRFAQAAAARLHSLTDPDGAPIALL encoded by the coding sequence ATGGGTGACGATAGGGTCAGCATCCATCACTGGCGCATTGAAGCGCTGGCACTGCGTCTCACCGACGGCCGCCAGTCGCCGACCGCCCTGAAAATCCAGCGAGGCGTTTGCCGGCTGATGGCGGGCCTCGGCCAGGTTTCGGTGACGGAACTGACCTTGGCATCCGGGCGGCGCGCCGACGTCATCGCGCTCAGCCCCGCCGGCGACATCACCATCGTCGAGGTGAAATCGAGCCTCGCCGATTTCCGGGCCGACACGAAATGGCGGGACTATCACGCCTTCAGCGACTACCTGTTCTTCGCCGTCGCGGAGGATTTCCCGATCGAGGTGCTGCCGGAGGAGGCCGGGCTGATCGTTGCCGACGCCTACGGCGCGGCCATCCTGCGCAGTCCGGAGCGCATGCCGCTCGCGGCGGCACGGCGCAAGGCGGTGACGATCCGTTTCGCGCAAGCGGCGGCGGCACGGTTGCATAGCCTGACGGATCCGGATGGCGCGCCAATCGCCTTGCTTTGA
- a CDS encoding ActR/PrrA/RegA family redox response regulator transcription factor, which produces MVDSEQQTEIEGDNSLLIVDDDRPFLTRLARAMETRGYSVRVAESVAEGLAAIDEQAPAFAVIDMRLGDGNGLDVVTRLKERRLDARCIVLTGYGNIATAVTAVKLGAFDYLAKPADADEIHAALMAQQGERAQLPENPMSADRVRWEHIQRVYELCSRNVSETARRLNMHRRTLQRILAKRAPR; this is translated from the coding sequence ATGGTAGACTCCGAGCAGCAAACAGAGATCGAAGGCGACAACAGCCTTTTGATCGTCGATGATGACAGGCCTTTCCTGACACGACTGGCGCGGGCCATGGAAACCCGTGGCTATAGTGTGCGCGTTGCCGAAAGTGTCGCCGAGGGCCTCGCGGCTATCGACGAGCAGGCCCCGGCCTTCGCGGTCATCGACATGCGCCTCGGCGATGGGAACGGCTTGGACGTCGTCACCCGCCTCAAGGAGCGTCGCCTCGACGCGCGCTGCATCGTGCTCACCGGCTATGGCAATATCGCGACCGCGGTCACGGCCGTGAAGCTCGGCGCCTTCGATTACCTCGCGAAGCCCGCTGACGCCGACGAGATCCATGCCGCCCTGATGGCGCAGCAGGGTGAGCGCGCCCAGCTGCCCGAAAACCCCATGTCGGCGGATCGGGTTCGTTGGGAGCATATCCAGCGCGTGTACGAACTCTGCAGCCGCAACGTGTCGGAAACCGCCCGGCGGCTGAATATGCATCGCCGCACCCTGCAGCGCATCCTCGCGAAGCGCGCCCCGCGTTAG
- a CDS encoding ActS/PrrB/RegB family redox-sensitive histidine kinase yields the protein MAVNDTATIRRTAQHLRVDTLVRLRSLAVVGQSAAVVGVHFGLGFPFPFAFCFVAIAVSAWLNFALRIRYPISHRLSENAGSLLLGYDILQLSALLYLTGGLENPFAMLLLAPVMISATALQPWRTLALGFMAMVCVTILAFFHLPLPWYPGETLHLPFLYVAGIWCAILLGLAFTGVYAWRVAEEARQLADALAATEFVLAREQHLSQLDGLAAAAAHELGTPLATIALVAKELDKLAPKDGPMAEDITLLREQVARCRKILGTLTSLGTGEAGPLERLTLRDLIEEVANPQRSFSTPLTLNASGEGAQPICRRSPGLLYGLGNLVDNAVDFATSGVVIDASWTKDTVSVVVRDDGPGFAPEVLLRLGDPYVTTRGSDRRGGGEPGDGLGLGLFIAKTLIERSGASIEFSNAAAPDTGAIVTVTWPRGVFERDLDPLPDVGRWR from the coding sequence ATGGCCGTCAACGATACAGCAACCATACGGCGCACAGCCCAGCATCTGAGGGTGGACACCCTCGTCCGTTTGCGTTCCCTGGCCGTCGTGGGACAAAGCGCTGCCGTTGTGGGCGTGCATTTCGGTCTGGGCTTTCCTTTTCCCTTTGCGTTCTGCTTTGTCGCCATCGCGGTGTCGGCCTGGCTGAACTTCGCGCTCCGTATCCGCTACCCGATCAGCCACAGGCTGAGCGAAAACGCCGGCTCCCTGCTGTTGGGGTACGATATCCTGCAGCTATCCGCGCTGCTCTACCTCACGGGTGGCCTGGAAAACCCCTTCGCGATGCTGTTGCTGGCGCCCGTCATGATTTCGGCGACGGCCCTGCAACCCTGGCGAACTTTGGCGCTAGGCTTCATGGCCATGGTCTGCGTCACCATTCTGGCCTTCTTCCACCTGCCGTTGCCCTGGTATCCCGGGGAGACGCTGCATCTGCCGTTCTTGTACGTGGCGGGTATCTGGTGCGCCATTCTGCTCGGCCTGGCCTTCACCGGGGTCTATGCCTGGCGCGTCGCGGAGGAGGCGCGGCAACTTGCCGACGCCCTGGCCGCGACTGAGTTCGTGCTCGCCCGTGAGCAGCACCTGTCGCAGCTCGATGGCCTCGCCGCTGCCGCCGCCCACGAACTCGGCACACCGCTCGCCACCATTGCGCTGGTGGCCAAGGAACTCGACAAGCTCGCGCCGAAGGACGGCCCCATGGCGGAGGACATAACGCTGCTGCGCGAGCAGGTCGCGCGTTGCCGCAAGATCCTCGGCACGCTGACCTCGCTGGGCACCGGCGAGGCCGGGCCGCTCGAACGCCTGACGCTGCGCGATCTCATCGAGGAAGTGGCGAACCCCCAGCGCTCCTTCAGCACGCCGCTTACCCTCAATGCGAGCGGCGAGGGCGCACAGCCCATCTGTCGCCGCAGTCCCGGCCTCCTCTATGGGCTCGGTAATCTCGTCGACAACGCCGTTGATTTCGCGACCTCCGGAGTCGTCATCGACGCATCCTGGACGAAGGACACGGTGAGCGTGGTGGTTCGCGACGACGGGCCGGGGTTCGCGCCCGAGGTCTTGCTGCGCCTGGGCGATCCCTATGTCACCACACGGGGATCCGACCGCCGGGGCGGTGGTGAGCCGGGTGACGGCCTCGGACTTGGTCTCTTCATCGCCAAGACCTTGATCGAGCGCTCCGGCGCGTCGATCGAATTCAGCAATGCGGCCGCGCCGGACACGGGCGCCATCGTCACTGTGACCTGGCCACGCGGCGTTTTCGAGCGGGATCTCGATCCGCTTCCCGACGTCGGCCGATGGCGGTGA
- the phaZ gene encoding polyhydroxyalkanoate depolymerase yields the protein MNFAYFWYEAAHALVSPARAVTDAARLTFNNPINPLTYTAYGRTVAAACELFERTTRRYGKPVFGLKETIVEGMTCRVREEVIWERPFCQLLHFDRGGKAKRLNQPKLLIVAPVSGHYATLLRGTVEAFLPTHDVYITDWVDARLVPLSEGRFDLDDYIDYVIEMMRELAPNLHVLAVCQPSVPVIAAVALMEADKDPDVPASMIHMGGPIDTRRSPTAVNLLAQERGTEWFRRNCIVKVPFTQPGFMREVYPGFLQLSGFMAMNIDRHLTAHWEMYQHLVDGNGDSADKQREFYDEYLAVMDMTAEFYMQTIDEVFVKHSLPKGEMKHRGKPVDLGAIKRVALMTVEGERDDISGVGQTQAAHDLCKNLPASMKLQHLQPGVGHYGVFNGRRFREEIAPKITTFTKTFNGDTAEVPPQRRAKVKGEAA from the coding sequence ATGAATTTTGCCTATTTCTGGTATGAGGCCGCGCACGCTCTTGTCAGCCCGGCCCGCGCCGTCACAGATGCGGCTCGACTGACTTTCAACAATCCGATCAATCCGCTCACCTATACCGCCTACGGACGCACCGTCGCGGCCGCCTGCGAACTCTTCGAGCGAACGACGCGCCGTTACGGCAAGCCGGTCTTCGGCCTAAAGGAAACCATCGTGGAAGGCATGACCTGCCGGGTCCGCGAGGAGGTGATCTGGGAAAGGCCGTTCTGCCAGCTGCTTCACTTCGATCGCGGCGGCAAGGCCAAGCGGCTGAACCAGCCGAAGCTCCTGATAGTCGCGCCGGTCTCCGGCCACTACGCGACGCTTCTGCGCGGCACCGTCGAGGCGTTCCTGCCGACTCACGACGTCTATATCACCGATTGGGTCGATGCCCGCCTCGTGCCCCTGTCCGAAGGGCGTTTCGATCTCGACGACTATATCGACTACGTCATCGAGATGATGCGTGAGCTCGCGCCCAACCTGCATGTGCTCGCGGTCTGCCAGCCGTCCGTGCCGGTCATCGCGGCGGTCGCGCTGATGGAGGCGGACAAGGACCCGGACGTGCCGGCCTCGATGATCCACATGGGTGGCCCGATCGACACGCGCCGCTCGCCGACGGCGGTCAATCTGCTGGCGCAGGAGCGCGGCACCGAGTGGTTCCGGCGCAACTGCATCGTGAAGGTGCCCTTCACGCAGCCGGGCTTCATGCGCGAGGTCTATCCGGGCTTCCTGCAGCTGTCGGGCTTCATGGCGATGAACATCGACCGGCATCTGACCGCCCATTGGGAAATGTACCAGCATCTCGTCGACGGCAACGGCGACTCGGCCGACAAGCAGCGCGAGTTCTACGACGAGTATCTCGCCGTGATGGACATGACCGCCGAATTCTACATGCAGACCATCGACGAGGTGTTCGTCAAACATAGCCTCCCCAAGGGCGAGATGAAGCACCGGGGCAAGCCTGTTGATCTTGGCGCCATCAAGCGCGTGGCGTTGATGACCGTGGAAGGCGAGCGGGACGACATTTCGGGCGTAGGCCAGACGCAGGCCGCCCACGACCTGTGCAAAAACCTTCCCGCTTCGATGAAGCTTCAGCACCTGCAGCCGGGCGTCGGCCATTACGGCGTGTTCAACGGCCGCCGTTTCCGGGAGGAAATCGCGCCGAAGATCACAACCTTCACCAAGACGTTCAATGGCGATACGGCTGAGGTTCCGCCCCAGCGCCGCGCCAAGGTCAAGGGAGAGGCAGCCTGA
- a CDS encoding SprT family zinc-dependent metalloprotease has protein sequence MRISLFKRSAPDPDHIAVRHGAETFQVTVRRRAAARRFTLRVSNATGEAVLTLPERGDFAAARRFAEAQSGWLAARLKRVPDRTPFDVGALVPLRGIPHRIVHWSKTRGVPEATFDAAGAPILAVTGETPHVPRRVMDFLRREATRDLTEAVARHTKSLGIPARSISIRDTRSRWGSCSAQGRLNFSWRLILAPPYVLDYLAAHEVAHLKEMNHSERFWRLTRRLCPRTDEAEAWLKRHGSALHRFG, from the coding sequence ATGCGCATCAGTCTGTTCAAACGGTCGGCTCCTGACCCGGACCATATTGCCGTGCGCCACGGCGCGGAGACGTTCCAGGTCACTGTGCGGCGCCGCGCCGCCGCGCGGCGCTTCACATTGCGAGTGTCGAACGCCACCGGCGAGGCCGTGCTGACCTTGCCGGAACGCGGCGACTTCGCCGCGGCGCGACGTTTCGCCGAAGCCCAAAGTGGTTGGCTCGCCGCGCGTCTCAAGCGCGTCCCGGACAGGACCCCTTTCGACGTGGGGGCGCTCGTGCCGTTGCGTGGCATTCCCCACCGTATCGTCCACTGGTCGAAGACGCGCGGCGTTCCGGAGGCGACATTCGACGCCGCCGGCGCGCCCATCCTCGCCGTCACCGGGGAAACCCCTCATGTCCCGCGCCGCGTCATGGACTTTCTCCGGCGGGAAGCCACGCGCGATCTGACGGAGGCCGTGGCGCGCCACACCAAGAGCCTCGGCATTCCGGCCCGCAGCATCAGCATCCGCGACACCAGGAGCCGCTGGGGATCCTGCTCCGCGCAGGGCCGGCTCAATTTTTCCTGGCGGCTCATCCTCGCGCCGCCTTATGTGCTCGACTATCTGGCGGCCCATGAAGTCGCGCACCTTAAGGAAATGAACCATTCGGAGCGTTTCTGGCGCTTGACGCGTCGGCTCTGCCCCCGCACAGACGAAGCAGAAGCCTGGCTCAAGCGACATGGCTCCGCCCTGCATCGCTTTGGCTGA
- a CDS encoding fumarylacetoacetate hydrolase family protein has translation MSEPSAVTAIALAFANARAEARALSGFPGTVPESFEAAYAVQKAAMGVHPANLRGWKVAMVRPDWRAAFPEERLIGPVYHVIDVPDGGTATMPSITGGYTAAEAEFIAVMAQDLPPREKPYEVAEVAAAISAIHVGAEIAGSPLVNLNDLGPGSIISDFGCNAGVVLGPEVVGWQSRPWESLTAKSTVNGAAVGEGTAAGVPGTPLAAVVFLANRLSRLKITLRAGDLVSTGMVTGIHKVAAGDRAVIDFSDCGQFTIDFATAKPVD, from the coding sequence ATGAGCGAGCCATCCGCCGTGACAGCCATCGCGCTGGCCTTTGCCAATGCGCGCGCCGAAGCCCGCGCCCTGTCGGGCTTTCCCGGTACGGTGCCGGAGAGTTTCGAGGCGGCCTATGCCGTGCAGAAAGCGGCCATGGGCGTCCATCCCGCCAATCTGCGCGGCTGGAAGGTTGCCATGGTCCGGCCGGATTGGCGCGCGGCGTTCCCCGAGGAGCGGCTGATCGGTCCGGTGTACCATGTGATCGACGTGCCGGATGGCGGCACAGCGACCATGCCTTCGATCACAGGCGGCTACACAGCCGCGGAGGCGGAATTCATCGCCGTGATGGCGCAGGATCTCCCGCCGCGCGAGAAGCCCTATGAAGTGGCGGAAGTGGCGGCAGCAATCAGTGCGATCCATGTGGGTGCGGAAATTGCCGGCAGCCCACTCGTCAATCTCAACGATCTCGGACCGGGCTCCATCATCAGCGATTTCGGCTGCAATGCTGGTGTCGTGCTGGGCCCTGAAGTCGTCGGCTGGCAATCGCGCCCCTGGGAAAGCCTCACCGCGAAATCCACGGTCAATGGCGCCGCCGTCGGCGAAGGCACCGCGGCCGGCGTACCGGGAACGCCACTGGCCGCCGTGGTTTTCCTGGCTAACAGGCTATCACGCCTCAAGATCACGCTGCGGGCGGGAGACCTCGTCTCGACGGGGATGGTGACAGGCATCCACAAGGTGGCGGCCGGTGATCGGGCGGTGATCGATTTCAGCGATTGTGGTCAGTTCACCATCGATTTCGCGACGGCGAAGCCGGTCGATTGA
- a CDS encoding CPBP family intramembrane glutamic endopeptidase, translating to MSPIQLLQPLLLVFAIIALLAPIHRGAGFVLLAASYGLAFVTGQLSGPSLIPIMLLFLAAYAVTPRHPQPARILGHGLFLVLAIALSLHWMPGFDNWRLIGPERLTPDAAPFTMYLNLDKPLGGLWLLLVLPWLRPRYALVQLPIGLAGAGLAVLLSLPLALAAGITAWSPKWPASSGLWLANNLLIVTAMEEVVFRGYLQGGLSRCLQGRRYGDWIALAVASALFGLAHFAGGWPWMLLASLAGLAYGCAFRFGGLPAAVIAHFGLNAAHFFLFVYPMLQAGA from the coding sequence ATGTCGCCCATCCAGCTCCTGCAGCCGCTCCTCCTGGTCTTCGCCATCATTGCCCTTTTGGCCCCGATCCATCGCGGGGCGGGATTTGTGCTTCTCGCCGCCAGCTACGGCCTGGCGTTCGTGACAGGGCAATTGAGCGGTCCGAGCCTCATCCCCATCATGCTGCTGTTTCTCGCCGCTTACGCGGTCACGCCGCGCCATCCGCAGCCCGCGCGCATTCTCGGCCACGGCTTGTTCCTTGTCCTTGCCATCGCCTTGAGCCTGCATTGGATGCCGGGCTTCGACAACTGGCGCCTCATCGGCCCGGAACGGCTGACGCCCGACGCCGCGCCTTTCACGATGTATCTCAATCTCGACAAGCCGCTTGGCGGCCTATGGCTGCTGCTGGTCCTGCCCTGGCTGCGGCCGCGCTACGCGCTCGTCCAACTCCCGATCGGTCTCGCCGGCGCCGGGCTCGCCGTGCTGCTGTCGCTGCCGCTCGCGCTCGCAGCCGGCATCACGGCATGGTCGCCCAAATGGCCGGCTTCGAGCGGGCTCTGGCTTGCGAACAACCTCCTCATCGTCACGGCCATGGAGGAGGTGGTTTTCCGCGGCTATCTCCAGGGCGGTCTTAGCCGCTGCCTTCAAGGCCGGCGGTACGGCGACTGGATCGCGCTGGCGGTCGCATCGGCCCTATTCGGCCTCGCGCATTTTGCCGGAGGATGGCCCTGGATGCTCCTGGCGAGTTTGGCCGGCCTTGCCTACGGCTGCGCCTTCCGCTTCGGTGGCCTGCCCGCCGCCGTCATTGCCCATTTCGGGCTGAATGCGGCGCATTTCTTCCTGTTCGTCTATCCCATGCTGCAGGCGGGGGCCTGA
- a CDS encoding mannitol dehydrogenase family protein, whose protein sequence is MTHPPRLNAARLGGLPAAIERPTYDRGRVRSGIVHLGIGAFHRAHQAVYTEDVLKSGDLAWGIVGASLRSPDTRDALVPQDSLYTIAVRETSGEALRVVGSILDVVVAPEDPEALLARMSDPDVAIISLTVTEKGYCHDPATGRLDEAHPDVVHDLANPRRPRSALGFITAAIARRQAAGTRPFTVMSCDNLPANGQTLKGILTRFADLVSPELGRHVREAISFPDTMIDRIVPATTDADRSHIAGALGLTDAWPIMTEPFTQWVIEDRFVSGRPAWEKFGATLVEDVAPYEAMKLRLLNGSHSALSYLGYLAGYQTVAEAIADEAIAAYVAALMEDSTVTLTLPEGADVAGYKRSLIERFRNTALKHRTWQIAMDGSQKLPQRLLGTIRDRLARGLPVERHALAVAAWMRYVTGVDEAGEPIDVRDPLAAEFRALADAAGRDAEKLVAALMGVRAVFGEDLASNATFVKAVTAALASLFDKGAKATVANYG, encoded by the coding sequence GTGACGCATCCGCCCCGTCTCAATGCCGCCCGTCTGGGCGGCTTGCCTGCCGCGATCGAACGTCCCACCTATGATCGCGGCCGGGTCCGTAGCGGTATCGTCCATCTGGGCATCGGCGCGTTCCATCGGGCGCATCAGGCCGTCTATACCGAGGACGTCCTGAAATCAGGCGATCTGGCCTGGGGCATCGTCGGCGCAAGCCTGCGCAGCCCCGACACGCGCGATGCCCTGGTGCCGCAGGACAGCCTCTACACCATAGCGGTCCGCGAGACGTCCGGCGAGGCGCTGCGTGTCGTCGGCAGCATTCTCGATGTGGTGGTGGCCCCGGAGGATCCGGAGGCCCTGCTCGCCCGCATGAGCGATCCGGACGTGGCTATCATCAGCCTCACGGTCACCGAGAAGGGCTATTGCCATGACCCGGCGACCGGTCGTCTGGACGAGGCGCATCCTGATGTGGTGCACGATCTCGCCAATCCGCGGCGTCCCCGTTCGGCGCTGGGGTTCATCACGGCCGCCATCGCCCGGAGGCAGGCTGCCGGCACGCGCCCCTTCACCGTGATGTCCTGCGACAATCTTCCGGCCAACGGCCAGACGCTCAAGGGCATCCTGACCCGTTTCGCCGATCTCGTCTCGCCTGAACTCGGCCGCCACGTGCGGGAGGCGATCAGCTTCCCCGACACGATGATCGACCGCATCGTGCCGGCGACGACCGACGCCGACCGTAGCCACATCGCGGGCGCGCTCGGCCTGACCGACGCCTGGCCGATCATGACGGAGCCCTTCACCCAATGGGTGATCGAGGACCGCTTCGTCTCCGGCCGGCCGGCGTGGGAGAAGTTTGGCGCCACGCTGGTGGAGGATGTCGCGCCCTACGAGGCGATGAAGCTCAGGCTGCTCAACGGCAGTCACTCGGCGCTGTCCTATCTCGGCTATCTCGCCGGATACCAGACCGTCGCCGAAGCCATCGCGGATGAGGCGATCGCGGCTTATGTCGCCGCGCTGATGGAAGACTCCACCGTCACGCTGACGCTGCCAGAGGGCGCCGATGTCGCGGGCTACAAGCGTTCGCTGATCGAACGCTTCCGCAATACGGCGCTGAAGCACCGCACTTGGCAGATCGCCATGGACGGTTCGCAGAAGCTGCCGCAGCGGCTGCTGGGAACGATCCGCGACCGTCTGGCGCGCGGGCTGCCGGTGGAACGTCATGCCCTCGCCGTCGCGGCCTGGATGCGGTATGTCACGGGCGTCGATGAAGCCGGCGAGCCGATCGACGTGCGCGACCCGCTGGCGGCCGAATTCCGGGCGTTGGCGGATGCCGCCGGCCGGGATGCCGAAAAACTGGTCGCCGCGCTCATGGGCGTGCGAGCCGTGTTTGGCGAGGATCTCGCTTCCAATGCCACTTTCGTCAAGGCGGTGACGGCCGCGTTGGCGAGCCTGTTCGACAAGGGCGCCAAGGCGACTGTGGCAAACTACGGCTGA
- the uxaC gene encoding glucuronate isomerase — translation MTLLHDDRLFPADEATRAVARRLYAEVKDLPLICPHGHTDPRWYAENSAFPDPARLFVVPDHYIFRMLYSQGIRLEDLGIPTVDGSAVEEDPRKIWRLFASNYHHFRGTPTRLWLDHALATLFGVTERLSAGNADAIYDTIATRLESDAFRPRALFEQFNIEVIATTESPLDDLAHHAAIRDSGWKGRVVTAYRPDPVVDPEFDGFRDNVRRFGEITDTDVATFAGYREAHRKRRQFFKSFGATSTDHGHPTARTADLSPVEAEALYARVMAQGQVTPEDAELFRAQMLTEMAALSLEDGLVMQIHPGSQRNHNPDLFARFGRDKGADIPSATNYVRDLKPLLNRFGNERDLTVILFTLDETAYSRELAPMAGHYPCLRLGPAWWFYDSPEGMRRYRELVTETAGFYNTVGFNDDTRAFPSIPARHDVARRVDCAYLAELVVTHRLDEDEAAEVAHDLAYRLAKEAYKL, via the coding sequence ATGACCCTACTGCATGACGACCGCCTGTTTCCGGCCGACGAGGCCACACGCGCTGTCGCGCGCCGGCTCTATGCCGAGGTCAAGGACCTGCCGCTCATCTGCCCGCACGGCCACACCGATCCACGCTGGTACGCGGAAAATTCGGCATTCCCCGATCCGGCGCGTCTTTTCGTTGTGCCGGACCACTATATTTTCCGCATGCTCTACAGCCAGGGCATCCGCCTCGAGGATCTCGGCATTCCCACGGTCGACGGCTCCGCCGTGGAGGAGGATCCGCGCAAGATCTGGCGGCTATTCGCGAGCAACTACCATCATTTCCGCGGCACACCGACGCGCCTATGGCTGGACCACGCGCTGGCGACGCTGTTCGGCGTGACCGAGCGCTTGTCGGCGGGCAACGCGGACGCGATTTACGACACGATCGCCACCAGGCTTGAAAGCGATGCGTTTCGCCCGCGCGCGCTGTTCGAGCAGTTCAATATCGAGGTCATCGCGACGACCGAGAGCCCGCTTGACGATCTCGCGCACCATGCCGCGATCCGGGACAGCGGCTGGAAAGGGCGCGTCGTCACGGCCTACAGACCGGATCCGGTCGTCGATCCGGAGTTCGACGGCTTCCGCGACAACGTTCGCCGCTTCGGTGAGATCACGGATACCGACGTCGCCACCTTCGCCGGCTATCGCGAGGCCCACCGCAAGCGTCGCCAGTTCTTCAAGAGCTTCGGCGCGACGTCGACGGACCACGGCCATCCCACCGCCCGCACCGCTGATCTCTCTCCTGTTGAGGCCGAGGCGCTGTATGCCCGCGTCATGGCGCAGGGGCAGGTGACGCCGGAGGACGCGGAATTGTTCCGCGCGCAGATGCTGACCGAGATGGCGGCGCTCAGCCTCGAGGATGGGCTGGTGATGCAGATCCATCCGGGCTCCCAGCGCAACCACAATCCCGACCTGTTCGCGCGATTCGGCCGCGACAAGGGCGCGGACATCCCGAGCGCCACCAACTACGTGCGCGATCTCAAGCCGCTGCTCAACCGCTTCGGCAACGAGCGGGACCTGACGGTCATTCTCTTCACCCTCGACGAGACGGCCTATTCGCGTGAGCTTGCGCCCATGGCCGGACATTATCCCTGCCTGAGGCTCGGCCCGGCCTGGTGGTTCTACGACAGTCCAGAGGGCATGCGCCGCTACCGCGAGCTGGTGACGGAAACGGCAGGTTTCTACAACACCGTCGGCTTCAACGACGACACCCGCGCCTTCCCCTCCATTCCCGCGCGCCATGACGTGGCGCGCCGCGTCGATTGCGCCTATCTCGCCGAGCTCGTGGTGACCCATCGCCTCGACGAGGATGAAGCCGCCGAAGTCGCCCATGATCTCGCCTACCGGTTGGCCAAGGAGGCCTACAAGCTGTGA
- a CDS encoding alpha/beta hydrolase: MTVDPDLVPILERIKAAPAVDYRTMPMDEARAIFTAGHEPFNRAPPPLASVKDLELPGGDGPLRARLYRPTAADDAPVVVYAHGGGWTFGSVETHDGTMRRLALRSGAAILGVDYRLAPEHPFPKPLEDVLATIRFVEEGGLGRAVDASRIAVAGDSAGANLALAALLARRDAGLPQLGTAALFYGCYAPDHGTASHARLGDGTYLLSTASMQWYWGNFLGSLPQDTDSLAAPLRAKLEGLPPLYLNAAGLDPLLDDTLALSSGLAEAGVSFRLDVIPGVVHGFLRMAAELPAADKALADAGSYLAGRWAT, encoded by the coding sequence GTGACAGTCGATCCTGACCTCGTTCCGATTCTTGAGCGCATCAAGGCAGCGCCCGCTGTTGATTACCGCACCATGCCCATGGACGAAGCGCGCGCGATCTTTACCGCCGGACACGAGCCATTCAATCGGGCGCCGCCGCCGCTCGCCTCGGTCAAGGATCTGGAACTGCCCGGTGGAGACGGTCCGCTTCGCGCCAGGCTCTACCGGCCGACAGCCGCCGATGACGCGCCGGTGGTGGTTTACGCGCATGGCGGCGGCTGGACGTTCGGCTCGGTTGAGACACACGACGGCACGATGCGCAGGCTCGCCTTGCGATCAGGCGCCGCGATACTCGGCGTCGACTACCGCCTGGCGCCGGAGCATCCCTTCCCCAAGCCCCTGGAGGACGTTCTTGCCACCATCCGCTTCGTCGAGGAGGGAGGGCTTGGACGGGCTGTCGACGCATCGCGGATTGCTGTCGCGGGCGATTCAGCCGGTGCGAATCTCGCGCTCGCGGCCCTGTTGGCGCGGCGGGACGCCGGCTTGCCGCAACTTGGTACCGCTGCCCTGTTCTATGGCTGCTACGCGCCGGACCATGGCACGGCGAGCCACGCGCGCCTCGGGGATGGCACCTATCTCCTCTCCACGGCGAGCATGCAGTGGTATTGGGGCAATTTCCTCGGCTCGCTGCCGCAGGACACCGATTCGCTCGCGGCGCCGCTGCGTGCCAAGCTGGAGGGATTGCCTCCGCTTTATCTGAACGCGGCGGGGCTTGATCCCCTGCTCGACGACACCTTGGCCTTGAGCTCCGGGTTGGCGGAAGCCGGCGTGAGCTTCCGTCTCGATGTGATTCCCGGCGTCGTGCACGGCTTTCTGCGCATGGCTGCCGAACTTCCAGCAGCTGACAAGGCCCTGGCCGACGCAGGATCCTATCTCGCTGGCCGGTGGGCCACCTGA